Proteins encoded in a region of the Synechococcus sp. BIOS-U3-1 genome:
- a CDS encoding VanW family protein gives MFELSQPIQRGRIRQLLGREFHIAKRKIHWSMGGQTWAARSDALLINHLKFNHQSLILRPLSGVDPQLQHNKRRNLQLAIARLDRVVLRPGDTFSVWKLVGRPTRSKGYLDGLVLKQGTIAQGLGGGLCQLGNLLFWIAGHSPLTITERWRHGFDVFPDVNRSIPFGAGATLAYNYVDLQLTNQTAYCFRIHLWLDEMYLHGELFCDTNYSSTYILEERHHQIKQQVWGGYSRHNQIYQIRQNSDGSSSDKLLVENHALMMYEPLLTAA, from the coding sequence ATGTTTGAACTTTCCCAACCCATTCAGCGCGGCAGGATCCGGCAATTGCTGGGTCGTGAGTTCCATATTGCAAAAAGAAAGATCCACTGGTCTATGGGTGGCCAGACCTGGGCGGCCCGCTCGGACGCCCTGTTGATTAACCATCTGAAGTTCAATCATCAGTCGTTGATTCTTCGTCCCTTGTCAGGGGTGGATCCTCAGCTTCAGCACAACAAGCGCAGGAATCTTCAGCTGGCTATTGCCCGGTTGGACCGGGTTGTTTTGCGCCCTGGCGACACTTTTTCGGTGTGGAAGCTGGTTGGTCGACCGACCAGAAGCAAAGGTTATCTGGATGGTTTGGTGTTGAAACAGGGAACGATTGCTCAAGGTCTGGGAGGGGGGCTTTGCCAGCTTGGGAACCTTTTGTTTTGGATCGCAGGGCACAGTCCACTCACGATCACCGAGCGTTGGCGCCATGGATTTGATGTTTTCCCTGATGTGAATCGATCGATTCCTTTCGGGGCAGGAGCAACACTGGCTTACAACTATGTCGACCTGCAGTTGACCAATCAAACGGCCTACTGCTTTCGCATTCATTTATGGCTGGATGAAATGTATTTGCATGGTGAACTCTTTTGTGACACCAATTATTCATCGACTTACATCCTGGAAGAGCGTCACCACCAGATCAAGCAACAGGTCTGGGGTGGCTATTCCAGGCACAATCAGATTTACCAGATCCGACAGAATAGTGATGGTTCCAGCTCAGACAAGTTGCTGGTAGAAAACCATGCTCTGATGATGTACGAGCCTTTGTTGACAGCAGCTTGA
- a CDS encoding WD40 repeat domain-containing protein, which translates to MPDLKTFAPQGMLHEGWTAQVDDYALACGWIGEEDNLLVCDVAGGLSLFAGQSGERIWTKSNLHQGGLLALAIHPKGDYFATSGQDGCVLICDSQQGEILHSIQPGNVWVEHLAWSDNGEMLAVAASKNVHIYNSEGVETWCTGEHPSTVSSMSWSKPDELATACYGKVSFFDISRKQVAQELKWQGSLVSMVLSPDGDIVACGSQDNSVHFWRRSTGLDAEMTGYPGKPSQLAFDQSGHLLATGGSDQIVVWNFQGDGPEGSLPGQLVLHPEAISSLAFAHEGLFLASGARDGSVFVWLLDHNGDGNPLGGAFTAERISALCWKPDDTALAAIDSDGRVSVWPFKIRG; encoded by the coding sequence ATGCCTGATCTGAAGACGTTTGCCCCCCAGGGCATGCTTCATGAAGGTTGGACTGCCCAGGTTGATGACTATGCGCTGGCCTGTGGATGGATTGGTGAAGAAGATAATCTTCTGGTGTGTGATGTCGCCGGTGGATTGTCTCTCTTTGCGGGACAATCCGGTGAACGAATTTGGACTAAAAGTAATCTTCACCAAGGCGGCTTACTGGCTTTGGCAATTCATCCTAAAGGGGATTATTTCGCCACATCTGGTCAGGATGGATGTGTCTTAATCTGCGATAGTCAGCAGGGAGAAATCCTGCATTCGATTCAACCTGGTAACGTTTGGGTTGAACATCTTGCCTGGTCAGATAATGGCGAAATGCTCGCTGTTGCCGCATCAAAAAATGTTCACATTTACAACTCTGAAGGGGTTGAGACATGGTGCACTGGCGAACACCCCAGCACCGTCAGTTCGATGTCCTGGTCGAAGCCCGATGAGCTCGCCACTGCTTGCTATGGAAAGGTCAGTTTCTTTGACATCTCCAGGAAACAAGTTGCTCAGGAACTGAAATGGCAAGGATCCCTTGTCTCCATGGTGTTGAGTCCCGATGGAGACATCGTGGCTTGCGGCAGCCAGGACAATTCCGTGCATTTCTGGCGCCGATCAACCGGTCTGGATGCTGAGATGACGGGCTATCCAGGCAAGCCCAGTCAACTCGCGTTTGATCAAAGCGGCCACTTACTGGCCACTGGCGGTAGCGATCAGATTGTTGTCTGGAATTTTCAAGGCGATGGTCCTGAAGGATCACTGCCGGGTCAGCTTGTGCTTCACCCTGAAGCCATTTCCAGCCTGGCTTTTGCGCATGAAGGATTGTTTCTGGCCTCCGGTGCAAGGGATGGTTCGGTGTTCGTCTGGCTACTCGATCACAATGGTGATGGCAACCCACTCGGAGGCGCCTTCACTGCTGAAAGAATCAGTGCGCTGTGTTGGAAACCGGATGACACCGCATTGGCGGCGATTGACTCCGATGGACGAGTCTCTGTATGGCCATTCAAAATTCGTGGCTGA
- a CDS encoding CobW family GTP-binding protein, protein MYQKVPVTILTGYLGSGKTTLLNKILSEEHGKRIAVIENEYGEVGIDQGLVINADEEVFEMSNGCICCTIRGDLIRVLGNLMKRRDKFDYVLVETTGLADPGPVAQTFFMDDEIRDEFTLDGIVTLIDAAHIDQQLERSNESSEQVAFADVLILNKSDLVPEESLLKLESRLRDMNTMARVVRSTQAEVPVETVLNLSAFDLDQILERRPTFLEPEYPFEWTGVYQLEPGKYEMTLDDGPDPEMSLVAIPGQQADEDALKQSAEQCVRLFAQAAQSIKPNDSIAANQHLSLELETKGTKFFPFEVKSEGTIGFYAQHTAEEFNLKIIKDGQPVSPVKERAWVAEHEHDDEVGSMAIECEGNVDPERLNAWMGTLLAEKGVDIFRTKGIISYQNESRRIVFQGVHMLFTAQPGQEWGDAPRCNQLVFIGRNLDEAQIRKDFAQCLI, encoded by the coding sequence ATGTATCAAAAAGTACCCGTTACGATTTTGACCGGCTATTTGGGCTCTGGAAAAACAACTTTATTGAATAAGATATTAAGTGAGGAACATGGCAAACGCATTGCTGTGATTGAGAATGAGTACGGGGAGGTTGGTATTGATCAAGGGCTTGTGATCAATGCTGATGAAGAGGTCTTTGAGATGTCGAATGGGTGCATTTGTTGCACAATTCGAGGCGATCTGATCCGGGTTCTTGGCAACCTGATGAAACGACGCGACAAATTTGATTACGTCTTGGTTGAAACAACTGGGCTTGCTGATCCTGGGCCAGTTGCGCAGACATTTTTTATGGATGACGAGATTAGGGATGAATTCACGCTTGATGGAATTGTCACGCTCATTGATGCTGCGCACATTGATCAACAGCTTGAACGAAGTAATGAAAGCTCTGAACAAGTGGCTTTTGCTGATGTCTTGATCCTCAACAAGTCTGACCTTGTTCCTGAGGAATCATTGTTGAAATTGGAGTCACGCCTGCGAGACATGAACACCATGGCTCGTGTAGTGCGTAGCACTCAGGCTGAAGTGCCTGTTGAGACGGTGCTGAATCTAAGCGCCTTTGATCTTGACCAGATTCTGGAGCGTCGTCCCACCTTTCTTGAGCCGGAATATCCCTTTGAGTGGACCGGTGTCTATCAGCTCGAGCCAGGGAAATATGAGATGACTCTCGATGATGGACCAGACCCTGAGATGTCTCTGGTTGCAATTCCAGGGCAGCAAGCTGATGAAGATGCGCTGAAGCAGAGCGCAGAGCAGTGCGTTCGGCTCTTCGCCCAGGCCGCGCAATCTATCAAGCCAAATGATTCGATTGCTGCCAATCAACATCTCAGCCTTGAATTGGAGACGAAGGGCACGAAATTTTTTCCATTTGAAGTGAAAAGTGAAGGAACGATTGGCTTCTACGCCCAGCACACGGCAGAGGAATTTAATCTGAAGATCATCAAAGATGGGCAGCCAGTGAGTCCCGTTAAAGAGCGAGCCTGGGTTGCAGAGCATGAGCACGACGATGAGGTCGGCTCCATGGCCATTGAGTGTGAGGGCAATGTTGACCCTGAAAGGCTCAACGCGTGGATGGGAACATTGCTTGCCGAAAAGGGTGTTGATATTTTCCGCACTAAGGGAATTATCAGCTATCAAAATGAATCCCGAAGAATTGTGTTTCAGGGAGTTCACATGTTATTCACCGCCCAGCCAGGGCAAGAATGGGGAGATGCGCCGCGCTGCAATCAGCTCGTGTTCATCGGCCGTAACCTTGATGAGGCCCAGATACGCAAGGACTTTGCCCAATGCCTGATCTGA
- a CDS encoding metal ABC transporter solute-binding protein, Zn/Mn family, whose amino-acid sequence MSLLLGLVACGAPIVNNTDPIQSKGVKVVTTFLPITLFTEAVAGDCADVTALIPANLGPHDFQATPSDLTDLSSANVLVKNGLGMEEFLDDLISSADNKDLMVIDSSSGVPTIESVEDDHGHDHGHSHGEVNPHIWLDPILAVQQVENIRDGLVKADPSCADGYKKNAELYTAKLKKLNTEFTAKLKPFKGRTFVAFHDFAPYFANRYSLKAEYLVDLPEMNPSPADLQRVAAQVKASGLNALLSEPQEGKRSFNALAKDLGVNIVEFNPLETGSIESAKVPGTYFEVMRSNVNNLVKAIGD is encoded by the coding sequence ATGTCGCTCCTGCTTGGCCTGGTGGCCTGCGGAGCTCCCATTGTCAACAACACCGATCCAATCCAAAGCAAGGGAGTGAAAGTGGTCACCACATTTCTGCCGATCACACTGTTCACCGAAGCGGTGGCTGGTGACTGCGCGGACGTCACAGCCTTGATACCAGCCAACCTGGGGCCCCACGACTTTCAGGCCACACCGTCTGACCTGACAGACCTCAGTAGCGCGAACGTGCTGGTCAAAAACGGACTCGGCATGGAGGAGTTCCTTGATGATCTGATCAGCTCCGCTGACAACAAGGATCTGATGGTGATTGATTCCAGCAGCGGGGTGCCAACCATCGAATCAGTGGAAGACGATCATGGGCACGATCATGGGCACAGTCACGGTGAAGTGAATCCACACATCTGGCTTGACCCGATTCTTGCGGTCCAGCAGGTTGAGAACATCAGAGACGGTCTGGTCAAGGCCGACCCCAGTTGCGCTGATGGTTACAAGAAGAATGCGGAGCTTTACACCGCCAAGCTCAAAAAGCTGAACACGGAGTTCACGGCCAAGCTCAAGCCCTTCAAGGGCAGGACGTTTGTGGCATTCCACGACTTTGCCCCCTATTTCGCCAATCGTTATTCCCTGAAAGCGGAGTACCTGGTTGACCTCCCGGAAATGAATCCCAGCCCTGCGGATCTTCAACGTGTCGCGGCGCAGGTCAAAGCCTCTGGCCTCAATGCCCTGTTGAGCGAACCCCAGGAAGGAAAGCGTTCTTTCAATGCCTTGGCGAAGGACCTGGGCGTGAATATCGTTGAATTCAACCCCCTTGAGACAGGCTCAATTGAATCCGCCAAAGTGCCTGGTACTTACTTCGAAGTGATGCGCTCCAACGTCAACAATCTGGTCAAGGCCATCGGGGACTGA
- a CDS encoding metal ABC transporter ATP-binding protein, giving the protein MRSPVLVVSDLSVERSGRLAVEKVSFELQSESETAVVGPNGAGKSTLVAALLGLLPRKEGNVQILGEQLSANGDLPGAIRSQIAYVPQSLALQGRFPLSVAEFVGFGFDPPGPRWPWQQHRKRKTAVEKALDRTGCIDLRNRLLSELSGGQLKRVMLSFCVVRPRQLLVLDEAQAGLDVPSNERFQQLLLELRRQEGWTVLHVSHDLDMVRRSSDQVLGLNRRLCCSGSPDHTLTPERLVDLYGPNMVQYRHQCHG; this is encoded by the coding sequence ATGCGCAGCCCAGTTTTGGTTGTGAGCGACCTGTCGGTGGAGCGTTCAGGTCGCCTTGCCGTTGAGAAGGTCTCGTTCGAACTGCAGAGTGAAAGCGAGACCGCTGTGGTTGGCCCTAACGGCGCCGGCAAGAGCACTCTGGTGGCTGCTTTGCTCGGGCTACTGCCACGAAAAGAAGGAAACGTTCAGATACTTGGAGAACAGCTTTCAGCCAACGGCGACCTTCCTGGTGCGATCAGATCTCAGATTGCCTATGTTCCGCAGAGTCTGGCCTTGCAGGGTCGTTTCCCCCTAAGCGTGGCCGAATTCGTCGGCTTTGGGTTTGACCCCCCAGGACCACGCTGGCCATGGCAGCAACATCGCAAACGCAAAACTGCCGTTGAGAAGGCCCTGGATCGCACCGGGTGCATCGATCTGCGCAACCGTCTTCTCAGTGAACTGTCGGGAGGTCAGCTCAAACGCGTAATGCTCTCGTTCTGCGTTGTGCGGCCCCGTCAACTCCTGGTGCTCGATGAAGCACAGGCAGGCCTTGATGTGCCGTCGAACGAACGCTTCCAGCAGCTGCTACTTGAGCTGCGGCGTCAGGAGGGATGGACCGTTCTGCACGTCTCTCACGATCTCGACATGGTCCGTCGCAGCAGCGATCAGGTTTTGGGACTGAATCGTCGCCTCTGCTGCAGTGGCTCACCGGATCACACCCTGACTCCTGAACGCCTCGTCGATCTGTATGGACCCAACATGGTTCAGTACAGGCATCAGTGTCATGGTTGA
- a CDS encoding metal ABC transporter permease — translation MVDTQALALVLAEPFMQRALIGGLLTGALGGLLGSVAVLRQLSFFSDALGHSALLGITLGILMGVNPTLVLIPFAVVFAILVNQLVERSSLPTDALLNIVYSTSLAAAILFLSLVESYRGGIRQLLFGDILGVSTLDLIVIGMLLAAALIYLCLSLRAQVLLTLNQELAGAVGVQTRWHRLAFIVLLAVVVAVSIKAVGVLLISAFVVIPACAGRLLCRRFPLYIFVSSILGGTCALLGLLASGLTNLPSGPSVVMVQFLGFLIALVLSSGIFRRTSSTAPDPQL, via the coding sequence ATGGTTGACACTCAAGCACTGGCGCTTGTTCTCGCCGAACCCTTCATGCAGCGCGCGCTGATCGGCGGTCTGCTCACAGGAGCGCTTGGCGGTTTGTTGGGCAGTGTTGCCGTACTCAGGCAACTGTCGTTTTTCAGCGATGCCCTCGGTCATTCCGCCCTGCTGGGCATCACGCTGGGAATCCTAATGGGCGTGAATCCAACGCTGGTTCTAATCCCCTTTGCGGTGGTGTTCGCCATCCTGGTGAATCAGCTGGTCGAACGCAGCTCTCTCCCCACGGATGCGCTGCTGAACATTGTGTATTCAACGTCTCTGGCGGCAGCAATTCTGTTTCTCAGCCTGGTGGAGAGCTATCGGGGCGGGATTCGCCAGCTGCTGTTTGGAGACATTCTCGGGGTCAGCACTCTGGACCTGATCGTGATCGGCATGCTGCTGGCCGCTGCATTGATCTATCTGTGCCTGAGCCTGCGTGCTCAGGTTCTGCTCACCCTCAATCAGGAACTTGCTGGTGCAGTCGGTGTCCAAACCCGATGGCATCGACTGGCCTTCATCGTGCTGCTGGCCGTTGTGGTGGCAGTGTCGATCAAAGCCGTCGGCGTGCTTCTGATCAGTGCCTTTGTGGTCATCCCTGCCTGTGCCGGTCGGCTGCTATGTCGTCGTTTTCCGCTCTACATTTTCGTCTCCTCGATCTTGGGAGGCACCTGCGCATTGCTGGGATTATTGGCATCCGGACTCACCAACCTTCCCTCAGGCCCCTCGGTGGTGATGGTGCAGTTCCTGGGTTTCCTCATTGCCCTCGTTCTCAGTTCAGGCATCTTCAGACGGACCTCATCCACAGCTCCTGACCCTCAGCTCTGA
- a CDS encoding cytochrome P450 — protein MTVTTCPSTGAVTGLRETLEFFSDSEFASKRFAAHGNVFETRLLAQRIVFIRGERAVSDLLKQGASLEGWWPDSVRKLLGSRSLANRTGPAHKARRRVVGQLFSSGALCRYTPSIQVLIEELITELQESDDPQPLAAKMRRFAFAVIASTVLGLDANDRDALFGDFEIWTQALFSIPLAVPGTPFARALAARERLLSRLKTVLQNSTRCQGGLDLLSGGLDEVDVPLDDDDLVEQLLLLLFAGYETTASSLSCLFRALLLNPEVENWLLPELLTSPWPFEASHRSPRLDATVLEVMRLTPPVGGFFRRNLQPIQLADVEIPRDRVIQVVLASSTAEEGSDIAAFRPQRHLDGSFDQTLLPFGGGERVCLGKALAELEIRLMTVGLIQRLQLRLVPDQDLSLKQIPSPTPRDGLLVSVTPRP, from the coding sequence ATGACTGTCACGACCTGTCCGAGCACCGGTGCTGTCACAGGCCTCAGGGAGACGCTCGAATTCTTCAGTGACTCTGAGTTCGCCAGCAAACGCTTTGCAGCCCATGGCAATGTCTTTGAGACCCGCCTGCTGGCCCAGCGGATCGTGTTCATCCGGGGTGAGCGGGCGGTGTCAGATCTGCTGAAGCAAGGTGCATCCCTTGAGGGGTGGTGGCCGGACAGTGTGAGGAAACTGCTCGGCAGCCGGTCGCTAGCCAACCGCACAGGCCCAGCTCACAAAGCTCGCCGCCGAGTGGTGGGTCAGCTGTTCTCCAGCGGCGCACTCTGCCGCTATACACCTTCCATCCAGGTTCTGATCGAGGAACTGATCACGGAGCTTCAGGAGAGCGATGATCCGCAGCCTCTGGCAGCCAAAATGCGACGCTTCGCCTTCGCTGTGATCGCCTCGACCGTGCTGGGGCTGGATGCCAACGATCGTGATGCTCTGTTTGGTGATTTCGAGATCTGGACCCAGGCCCTCTTTTCGATTCCACTGGCTGTACCGGGAACTCCCTTTGCCCGGGCACTGGCGGCAAGAGAGCGGCTGCTCTCACGCCTGAAGACGGTGCTACAGAACAGCACCCGCTGTCAGGGAGGCCTTGATCTACTCAGTGGTGGGCTCGATGAAGTCGACGTACCACTGGATGACGACGACCTGGTAGAGCAGTTATTGCTTCTGTTGTTCGCAGGCTATGAAACAACGGCATCATCGCTGAGCTGTCTGTTTCGAGCCCTGCTGCTCAACCCAGAGGTGGAGAACTGGCTGCTACCGGAGCTGCTGACATCACCCTGGCCTTTCGAGGCCTCGCATCGATCACCCCGCCTGGATGCAACGGTTCTGGAGGTGATGCGGCTCACACCACCGGTAGGAGGCTTCTTCCGCCGCAATCTGCAGCCAATCCAGTTAGCCGATGTGGAGATTCCCCGTGATCGGGTCATTCAGGTCGTACTGGCTTCATCAACCGCAGAGGAAGGCAGTGACATCGCCGCATTCAGGCCGCAGCGCCATCTGGACGGATCGTTCGATCAGACCCTGTTGCCTTTTGGAGGTGGAGAACGGGTCTGCCTTGGAAAGGCTTTGGCCGAACTGGAAATCAGGCTGATGACCGTGGGGCTGATCCAGAGACTGCAGCTTCGCCTGGTGCCCGATCAGGACCTTTCTCTGAAACAGATTCCCAGCCCAACTCCTCGCGATGGGCTGCTGGTGAGCGTCACACCGCGGCCATAA
- a CDS encoding DUF3104 domain-containing protein yields MAAGTGSRDAWRNGRPSLRRGAGGLLTSGSDELKVSSTDGHCDPITRTVVSADVALVVEKQLSISVLPKDDGSLGSVGFNKIDHVLAVAPGMTVIVRHDDLTGEKLRRARAPSMDNLFQIADVDSGLIR; encoded by the coding sequence GTGGCTGCTGGAACGGGCAGCCGTGATGCATGGAGAAACGGAAGGCCTTCCCTCCGGAGAGGGGCAGGTGGTTTATTGACTTCAGGGAGCGATGAACTGAAAGTTTCCTCGACCGACGGTCACTGCGACCCGATCACCAGAACTGTTGTGAGTGCCGACGTAGCGCTTGTTGTTGAGAAACAGCTCAGCATCTCCGTTCTGCCAAAGGACGATGGATCGCTTGGTTCCGTTGGGTTCAACAAGATCGATCACGTTTTGGCCGTTGCTCCAGGGATGACGGTGATCGTGCGGCATGACGACCTGACCGGAGAAAAGCTGCGGCGTGCCCGTGCCCCTTCCATGGACAACCTCTTTCAGATCGCTGATGTCGACTCCGGGCTGATCCGGTGA
- a CDS encoding DUF3598 family protein, with the protein MHDPRSALVQYNSGHWKGCFIRLSSSGKEEDRFPTSLQVQERDGVIENCLTYLSSGQQRSMNFENIPFTMQVDASGGWSLGPSAITPLAWVGELSVVHGEERRRLVARHGFNGLDQVVYIVETRQGREPEAPVQPLECMTRTSGNWMIWQPEPNVELLLDARDRQMGDATACGLRWITPQGQTHQIVRRYDANGYLETLSETDIWG; encoded by the coding sequence ATGCATGACCCCCGCTCTGCGCTGGTGCAGTACAACAGCGGACATTGGAAGGGTTGCTTCATCCGGCTGAGCAGCAGCGGCAAAGAGGAAGATCGTTTCCCGACATCGCTCCAGGTGCAAGAACGCGATGGCGTGATTGAAAACTGCCTCACCTACCTCTCCAGCGGTCAGCAGCGGTCGATGAATTTCGAAAACATACCTTTCACCATGCAGGTGGATGCAAGTGGCGGATGGTCACTCGGCCCCAGTGCGATTACTCCCCTGGCCTGGGTAGGAGAACTGAGCGTCGTCCATGGCGAAGAACGGCGACGGCTTGTTGCGCGCCATGGATTCAATGGTCTTGATCAGGTGGTCTACATCGTTGAAACCAGGCAAGGCCGTGAACCAGAAGCACCGGTTCAGCCCTTGGAATGCATGACAAGAACCAGTGGCAACTGGATGATCTGGCAGCCAGAGCCGAATGTTGAGCTGTTACTTGATGCGAGAGATCGACAGATGGGAGATGCAACGGCCTGTGGCCTGCGCTGGATCACTCCCCAGGGGCAAACACATCAGATCGTGCGTCGCTACGACGCCAACGGATACCTCGAGACCCTCTCGGAAACAGACATCTGGGGATGA
- a CDS encoding chlorophyll a/b-binding protein, whose translation MGSSTPTQDQWYQDAAASQIKGERMVRAELLNGRVAMLGFVVGVLTEALTGHGILSQITFGMLGLS comes from the coding sequence ATGGGTTCTTCAACTCCTACACAGGATCAGTGGTATCAAGATGCAGCTGCTAGCCAGATCAAAGGCGAGCGGATGGTGCGTGCAGAGCTTTTAAACGGTCGCGTTGCCATGCTCGGATTCGTAGTGGGTGTACTCACCGAAGCATTGACCGGCCACGGCATCCTCAGCCAGATCACTTTTGGAATGCTGGGCCTCAGCTGA
- a CDS encoding DUF4114 domain-containing protein, with the protein MALVYSEWAGPLLETINADIANRSTLASSLLTPIVYGADLFGDEAKFLTGNFGFDGYIGVPRLMGANAEQAAAEFNVAWQTIDPTLNPTLRALTSAGGLVGASGTYATRLMLADTMPLVFSFPVLPSYLDADGSDFEVTLSDGTTVTPQIAGLMPNLEHNERQTVVIMGDFGNRTTPGNAGAKYPISVAIVNDGTPLQMIGRSGAVDAVGLSIDSSNSYVAGNGPRLVSAKLNLYSDLGEGGPVGVGAASQNNSGSDSYGDQAQYRLRLYTSAGFSPDGIASLMPNDFGRFFQLKATTGSGESVTITETGVSYAIGNQGMVAVVGLADLAPAGTPLNAAYVEDHDNYYDVILEGDRNAIKSLSAVRMPSGNGYSAVYNPGGPGNSPNAPGAAPGPFTVPSQDHSIPISFDLDGARQVTFVESDGAVLRNPWNLQPVGRLLGTAVEDILTGQTILAYIDPQGRRFFSSFEASSSTATDLPGQRAQLSVIDLIDISDADAESDVNVSGSFSRSAADVSVLQWYSVSDDKGTVVDPLSGSILKPGEPGYAEAAGRRADLISDNTLELTNSKIAPFSITLESGAIYAPLIINQTSGERYFAFAAANPDKLVHFTGFGANGWGMEDGYGGGDRDYDDLIVRFSLGV; encoded by the coding sequence ATGGCGCTTGTTTACAGCGAGTGGGCCGGTCCACTGCTTGAGACCATCAATGCCGACATCGCCAACAGATCGACACTGGCGTCGAGTCTGCTCACACCCATTGTCTACGGAGCTGATCTGTTCGGCGACGAAGCGAAGTTTCTGACCGGCAACTTCGGCTTCGACGGATACATAGGCGTCCCACGCTTGATGGGTGCCAATGCAGAACAGGCTGCTGCGGAATTCAATGTGGCCTGGCAAACCATTGACCCGACGCTGAACCCAACCCTCAGAGCACTCACATCCGCCGGCGGCCTGGTAGGTGCGAGCGGCACCTACGCCACCAGACTGATGCTCGCTGACACCATGCCGCTGGTGTTCAGCTTTCCCGTGCTGCCCTCGTACCTGGATGCCGATGGTAGTGACTTTGAGGTGACCCTGAGTGACGGGACGACGGTGACCCCCCAGATCGCTGGCCTGATGCCGAACCTCGAGCACAACGAGCGTCAGACGGTGGTGATCATGGGTGATTTCGGCAATCGCACCACACCTGGCAATGCCGGTGCCAAATACCCGATATCGGTAGCGATCGTCAACGACGGCACACCGCTTCAGATGATTGGCAGGTCAGGAGCGGTCGATGCCGTTGGGCTGTCGATCGACAGCAGCAACTCTTATGTAGCAGGCAATGGTCCTCGACTGGTGTCCGCGAAGCTCAATCTGTACAGCGATCTGGGAGAGGGCGGACCCGTTGGTGTCGGTGCTGCATCACAAAACAACAGTGGCTCTGATTCCTATGGCGATCAGGCTCAGTACCGGTTGCGGCTGTACACCAGCGCCGGTTTTTCACCGGACGGCATCGCGAGCCTGATGCCGAATGACTTCGGCCGGTTTTTCCAGCTGAAAGCGACCACGGGAAGCGGTGAGAGCGTCACGATCACTGAAACGGGAGTGTCCTATGCCATCGGGAATCAGGGCATGGTCGCCGTGGTGGGCCTCGCTGATCTGGCACCTGCAGGGACTCCTTTGAACGCGGCTTATGTCGAGGACCATGACAACTACTACGACGTCATCCTTGAAGGTGATCGAAACGCCATCAAGTCACTCAGTGCAGTGCGCATGCCATCCGGAAATGGCTACAGCGCTGTTTACAACCCGGGCGGACCAGGGAACAGTCCCAATGCCCCCGGTGCCGCTCCAGGCCCGTTCACCGTGCCAAGCCAGGACCACAGCATTCCAATCAGCTTCGATCTGGACGGTGCCAGGCAGGTCACCTTTGTGGAAAGCGACGGTGCCGTCCTGCGCAATCCTTGGAATCTTCAACCTGTGGGTCGCCTGTTGGGAACTGCGGTCGAAGACATACTCACAGGACAGACAATCCTGGCTTACATCGATCCTCAGGGCCGTCGCTTCTTCAGCAGTTTCGAAGCGTCATCCTCAACAGCAACGGATCTTCCAGGCCAAAGAGCTCAGCTGTCTGTCATTGATCTGATCGATATCAGCGACGCTGATGCAGAGAGTGATGTAAACGTCTCGGGATCCTTCAGTCGATCGGCTGCAGACGTCTCCGTTCTTCAGTGGTATTCGGTCAGCGACGACAAGGGCACGGTGGTGGATCCACTCAGCGGATCAATCCTAAAACCCGGCGAGCCTGGATATGCCGAAGCAGCAGGCCGTCGCGCCGATCTGATCAGCGACAACACCCTGGAGTTAACCAACTCCAAGATCGCTCCCTTCAGCATCACCCTGGAGAGCGGTGCGATCTACGCACCGTTGATCATCAATCAGACGAGCGGTGAGCGCTATTTCGCCTTTGCCGCGGCCAACCCCGACAAACTCGTGCATTTCACCGGGTTCGGCGCCAATGGATGGGGCATGGAGGATGGCTACGGAGGCGGCGATCGCGACTATGACGACCTGATTGTGCGTTTCAGCCTGGGAGTCTGA
- a CDS encoding DUF4278 domain-containing protein — MTLTYRGQKYVQNTAVAKSSERSELVYRGQKVAR; from the coding sequence ATGACACTGACCTACCGCGGCCAGAAGTACGTGCAGAACACCGCTGTCGCCAAAAGCAGCGAGCGTTCTGAACTCGTGTACCGGGGCCAGAAAGTAGCCAGATGA